In Belonocnema kinseyi isolate 2016_QV_RU_SX_M_011 chromosome 4, B_treatae_v1, whole genome shotgun sequence, a single window of DNA contains:
- the LOC117170854 gene encoding glucose dehydrogenase [FAD, quinone]-like, whose product ILDHPPYKYDVIIIGAGTAGCVVANRLTEISEWNVLLLEAGREEPEVTDIPGFVVDIEKTDIDWNYKTQSEPSACLFEKGCAWPRGKVMGGSGTLNYMLYVRGNPEDYNDWEESGNLGWGYKDVLPYFKKSEDNNDEDILKENLEYHQTGGYQSVERFPYTTPEAKTILQGLEELGFKTIDINAESQLGAMNLQTTSYNGSRASTNKAFLRPIRGKRSNLFIKTRTFVTRILIDRRTKTAIGVEYTDFCTGQSRTIMAKKEVIVSAGAINSPMVLMLSGIGPIDELQKHGIDVIQDLFVGHNLQDHVSFTGLPCKVGHGTINCTQKIDDLNYYLSTNRGPYSTTGVSTITAFCRTKYATNQSAPDLQLHFVPDGDNSVYFKQFFIWPTLLQPKSRGFIKLNDIDRTWGAPLIQARYLTEDLDLKVMLEGVRKALELFNTTVFKENNFQLNETSLPPCDTFPFSSDEYWICVIKQYTHTVYHPVGTCKMGPNEDPKAVVDPTLRVRGVTNLCVIDASIMPNVIRGNTNAVTIMIAEKGSDMVKRKWNME is encoded by the exons AGTATGATGTAATTATTATAGGAGCTGGAACAGCAGGTTGCGTAGTTGCAAATAGACTCACAGAGATCAGCGAATGGAAT GTACTTTTATTGGAAGCTGGAAGAGAGGAACCAGAAGTTACCGATATACCAGGATTCGTGGTAGATATTGAAAAAACTGACATTGATTGGAACTATAAAACTCAGTCAGAACCAAGTGcatgtttatttgaaaaaggaTGTGCCTGGCCGCGTGGCAAA GTAATGGGTGGATCCGGTACATTAAACTATATGTTGTACGTTAGAGGAAACCCAGAAGACTATAATGATTGGGAAGAATCGGGAAATCTGGGTTGGGGTTACAAAGATGTTTTGCCTTACTTCAAAAAATCGGAAGACAACAACGATGAGGAT ATTCTCAAGGAAAATCTTGAATATCATCAAACTGGAGGATATCAGTCTGTAGAAAGGTTTCCTTATACAACACCAGAAGCAAAAACTATTTTACAAGGACTTGAAGAACTTGGATTTAAAACAATAGACATTAATGCGGAGTCACAGTTAGGAGCAATGAATTTGCAGACAACATCATATAATGGATCTCGTGCAAGTACAAACAAAGCGTTCCTTCGGCCAATTAGAGGAAAAAggtctaatttgtttataaagaccAGAACTTTCGTAACAAGGATTTTGATTGACCGACGCACAAAGACAGCGATCGGTGTTGAGTATACAGATTTTTGCACAGGTCAAAGTAGGACAATAATGGCAAAGAAGGAAGTGATTGTATCTGCAGGTGCTATAAATTCTCCAATGGTACTCATGCTTTCTGGAATAGGCCCAATTGATGAGCTTCAGAAACATGGTATCGATGTGATACAGGATTTATTCGTCGGTCATAATCTTCAAGATCACGTGAGTTTTACGGGACTACCTTGTAAGGTTGGTCATGGAACTATTAATTGTACACAAAAAATTGATGATTTGAATTATTATCTCTCAACGAATAGAGGTCCATATTCTACTACAGGTGTCTCTACGATTACTGCATTTTGTAGAACTAAATATGCAACAAATCAGAGCGCTCCAGATTTACAATTGCATTTTGTACCTGATGGCGATAATAGTGTttacttcaaacaattttttatctggCCAACTCTGCTACAACCGAAAAGTAGAGGATTTATTAAACTCAATGACATTGATCGAACCTGGGGTGCACCTTTAATTCAAGCAAGATATTTAACAGAGGATTTAGACCTGAAAGTCATGCTTGAGGGTGTCCGAAAAGCCCTAGAATTATTTAATACTACagtattcaaagaaaataatttccaactcaATGAAACGTCTTTGCCTCCTTGTGATACATTTCCATTCAGTAGTGATGAATATTGGATCTGTGTCATAAAACAATATACTCACACAGTATATCATCCAGTTGGGACTTGCAAAATGGGTCCTAACGAAGATCCGAAAGCGGTTGTTGATCCTACATTACGTGTTCGTGGTGTTACAAATTTATGTGTAATTGATGCTTCCATCATGCCGAATGTCATTAGAGGAAACACTAATGCTGTGACTATTATGATTGCCGAAAAAGGTAGTGATATGGTAAAGCGAAAATGGAATAtggagtaa